Part of the Pseudobdellovibrionaceae bacterium genome is shown below.
CGAAGGAAGCCACTGTGGGCCTCACCATTGGTGTATTTACAGGACTGGGCGCTGGCACATTACTTTATTTATGGAAAGGCGACACCCTTGTCTCTGTGGTCATTTTCATTGCCATGGTTCTTAACTCGTTTTTGGCAGCCATTGCGGGGTCTATTGTGCCCATTCTGCTTAAGCGCTTTAACCTTGACCCAGCCACGGGGAGCGGTGTGCTTGTAACAATGATCACCGACATTTTTGGTTTCTTTGCCTTTTTAGGAATTGCCACACTTGGCCTAAAATACATGAGCTAGCCGAAAATGAAAATCTCACCCAAAGAATTAAATTTTACTTTTTCAAAAAGCTCGGGTGCCGGCGGACAAAACGTAAATAAGGTCAACACCAAGGTCACATTGCGCTGGAATATCTTTGAATCCTCTAGTGTTTCACAAAAAGTGATTGACCGATTTTGCGAGCTCTTTCCCAATAAGATCCTTGATGACGGCACAGTGCAGATTTCAAGCCAGCGCTATCGCCTGCAAGCTCGCAACATTGCCGACTGCGTAGAAAAATTGCACGTCATGATAGAGAAAGCCGCGCGCCCCAAAAAGCCGCGAAGGCCCACCAAACCCACAACCTCTTCTGTGGAAAAGCGGCTCAAAGGAAAACGATTACAAAGCGATAAGAAACGCCAACGACAAGGACGAGACGACTAGCTCCTGGATAATTTGGTTTTGGCAAATCCAGCGAGTAAATTTCATTATTTTGGATAAATTTGTCAAAAAATGTTACATATTGACATGTTTGTCCTTTCCGATTACCATGGGACAAACATGTCAGAAATCATAAAGGGGTGACAATATTGTCATTTAGAGAGTTGAAGTCTATCTTAGAAAAAGAGTTGGTCATTAGTGCAAAAGATGCTTCCACAGTTTTAGGGGACCGGAAAAGAGTCTATGCTTTGCAGGACAAAGGTGACCTTAAAAGATGTGGCACGGGTCTTTATACCTTGCCTGGGATAGAAGAAGGAACTGCACAATTTGCTGCCCTAAATAAATACTTTCCAAAGTGTGTAGTTTCCGGAGTGACGGCCCTCTCTCTTTGTGGGTTGGGCCAAGAGTATCTGGATAAGATACACGTGGATATTCCTAATACTACGAATTTATCTAACTCTCTACTCGAAGTTCACCGAGTGACTGCAAAGCGGATAAGTCATGTAGAAAACAGAAAATTTGAAGAAAAAGGCATACCCTTTAAGATTAAAGTCTACTCACCTGAGCGGACACTGTTTGAGGCCTACAAGTACTATGGCGTTGGGACAGATGCATTTATACGGGCCATTAAAAACTATCGAAATCTTTATTTAAATAAAAAATCACCTGGCAAACAGTACGATGTTATTTTGAGTATAGACAAAGAAGTGGGAAGGGAACTGGTTAATTTTTTGAGCATGGGAGATATCAATGGATGAGACCTCTCTTTTATCTCAATTTGAGAAATGGAAGAAGGAGCACGATCAACATGGTCGCATGGCCTTCTCTCGCTTTATCATGCTGACTTTTTTAGACGGCCTCGAAAAAGTCAGCGACGACTTCATTTTTAAGGGAGGAAATCTTCTGTGGCACTACATTCAAACACCGAGAGCTACGGTAGATCTCGATCTATCGACCATAACTTTAAAATCTCATTTGGAGATTAAGCAATGCCTTGAAC
Proteins encoded:
- the arfB gene encoding aminoacyl-tRNA hydrolase, whose protein sequence is MKISPKELNFTFSKSSGAGGQNVNKVNTKVTLRWNIFESSSVSQKVIDRFCELFPNKILDDGTVQISSQRYRLQARNIADCVEKLHVMIEKAARPKKPRRPTKPTTSSVEKRLKGKRLQSDKKRQRQGRDD